The genome window CTCTTTAAGGAGATTCCCAATCCCAAAAAAGCAATAGAAAATAGAAAATTTATTCCGACATCAATATAATTTAAAAGCGACTGAAGGAAAACTTCTCTAAATTGTGGAATAAAAATTAAAGATATTGTATTTAAGAACAGAGCCAGACCAATGGAAAAAAAGGATATCCTCATTAGTCCGGGTGTGAATGTACTTAATGTACCCTTTTTAACCAGTACATTATTTCGTTGAACACTATATTCTACTACACCCGAAAACTTGGCTTTAAAAACCACTTCATAGCTTGACATTTTTCCATCTTCACTGACTTTAAAATAGTGTTTAGAGGTGGGAGTAAGAGAGCTGCCTTTTTCGGAAATTGTTTTGTTATCATGAACAATACTTTGTTTTCCCGACAGGCTTAGAATTAATTGTATCTTATGACCACTGACATTAAAACATACTTCAGACATAGCAAATTTTATCCTTATCTTATGCTTCAAATATGCTGATATCTAACTATTAATTAGACTGACTTTTTCAGTATAAAACCCCGAGGTGAGTGATGAGACTGAAACTTTTCAGGTTATTTACCGATTTTAATAATTATACACCGATTTTAATAATAATAAAACTAGAAATTTCCTGACGGGGTGATAGCGCCTCTTTTACCTCGATCGGTAAATCGTTGATGCGGATTGACCTAGAAAAAGATGATGGTTTCTTGACAAGCTTATTGATAACGATCCTGGGCAGCGATCGCCCTTGCACCTCATTCTCTACGATACGCACCCTCTTTCATTGACGATCGTCCGCGAGCATCTTTTTTGAGATCTATAAACTCAAAACCTTGCCTATCAAGTCTTTCAACTTGCTTGTCACCCCGTCAGCACCGTATATTGAGGCTGTGCGTAAGTCCTCTCGCGATTTTTTGTACACTATAGCAATCCTAAATGAGGCGTAAATTTTTTGACCCCACCCCAACCCTCCCCTTACGAAGGGGAGGGAGTAAGAAATTCACAAATGATTTAGGATAGCTATATATAAAGTCTGCCTGCGTAAGTCCTGTGTTATTAACTATTTCCACAACTCGCGTCCCTGCTACAGATTTAGGTTATTTGCTGCACAAACATCCCGATCGCCATCAATCCTTTCCGATGACTTTCGGGCAAGCCAGCGTGTTTTATCCAGAGGCAAATGCAGAAAGGTGCACGGCAGCTTTACTCTTAGATGTCGATCCGGTTGGTTTGGTGCGGGGCAAGTCGAAATCAGGCGATCGCCCTCTCGACCAATACGTGAACGATCGCCCCTACGTTGCGTCTTCGTTTCTGTCTGTCGCCCTCGCCAAGGTCTTTAGTACAGCTCTATCCGGTCGCTGCAAAGACCGCCCGGAACTCGCAGAAACCCCCATTCCTCTAACAGTTAATCTGTCGGTTTTGCCCTGTCGCGGTGGCGAGAAGTTCCTGCGGCAAATGTTTGAGCCGCTGGGGTATCAAGTCGCAGCAAAACCCCTGATTCTTGACGAGCAATTTCCCGAGTGGGGCGCGAGTCCTTACTTTTCTGTGGAACTGCAAAATACAGTTCGTTTGGCGGATTTGTTAAGCCATCTTTACGTGCTAATTCCCGTGTTGGATGACGACAAACATTACTGGGTGGGCGATGATGAAATCGAGAAGTTATTGCATCACGGCGAAGGTTGGTTGAACGCGCATCCCGCCCGCGAACAAATTGCCAACCGCTATCTGAAACGCCAGCGCCGTCTGACGCGAATTGCTGTAGCGCAGTTAGCAGAATCAGATAATATTGACCCGGAGGATCTCGAAGTTTCTCACCAGCAAGAAGAGGAAGTTTTAGAACAGCGAATTAGCTTGAATCAACAGCGTTTGGAAGCTGTGACGGAGGTTTTAAAAGCAAGAGGTGCTAAGCGAGTGGTAGATTTGGGCTGCGGTGAGGGAAAACTGCTGCAATTGCTTTTGAAAGAAAGCTCGATCGAACAAATTACAGGCGTCGATGTGTCCTTTCGGGCATTGGAAATTGCCAGAGAACGTTTGCAGATCGATCGATTGTCTCCGGCAAAACAATCTCGGATTCAACTAATCCAAAGTTCGCTGATTTATCGGGACAGCCGTTTGGCTGGTTTTGATGCGGCGGCGGTGATTGAAGTAATCGAACATCTCGATTTAGAACGGTTAGCTGCTTTTGAGCGGGTTTTGTTTGAATTTATCCGACCCAAAAGTGCGATCGTCACAACTCCAAATATTGAATATAATGTTCGGTTTGAAAACTTGCCTGCGGGCAAATTCCGCCACCGGGATCACCGCTTTGAGTGGACGAGGGCAGAGTTTCAAACTTGGGCGAATGGGGTTGCCGAACGGTTTGCCTGTGGGGTAGAGTTTCGTTGTGTGGGAACTGAAGATTTAGAAGTAGGTTCGCCTACGCAAATGGCTATTTTCGAGATGTAAAATCTATTAACTGGTTCCCAGGATATTCCTGGTAACGAGTAAACGAGTAAAAATCTATTAACTGGTTCCCAGGATATTCCTGGTAACGAGTAAAACGAGTAAACAAGTAAAAAATCTATATTATTAAATAATGAAAATTACGCTTCCAGAACTATCCCTAGTCGTTCTCATCGGTGCATCTGGTTCCGGCAAATCCACCTTTGCGCGGCAGCACTTCCTACCTACAGAAATCATTTCATCGGATTACTGCCGCGGCTTGGTTTCCGACGACGAAAACAATCAAGCCGCCACCGCTGATGCTTTTGAAGTATTGCATTTAATCGCTGCTAAACGTCTGGCTGCAGGTAAGCTAACTGTGATTGATGCCACAAACGTTCAGCCGGAAAGCCGCAAACCTTTGGTGGAATTAGCCCGAAAATACCATTGCTTTTTGGTTGCTATTGTGCTAGATTTACCAGAAAAATTGTGTGGCGATCGCAATCAACAACGTGCAAACCGCAATTTTGGAAATCATGTGATTCGCCGCCACGTTCAGAATTTAAAGCGATCGCTCAAATCTCTAGATAGGGAAGGATTTCGCTACGTTTACGTCCTCCGTTCCCCAGAGGAAATCGAGGCGGTGGAAGTCGAGAGACAACCGCTGTGGAACAACCGCAAACACGATCGCGGCCCTTTTGACATTATCGGCGACGTTCACGGCTGCTGCGACGAATTGGAACAATTGCTGCAACAGTTGGGCTATCAAATTGTTGAAAAAACCGCCGAATCTGCTTTTTGGAATTTTCCTACCTACGCGCACCCAGAAGGGCGCAAAGCGGTGTTTTTGGGCGATTTGGTCGATCGGGGCCCGCGCATTCTCGACACCCTCAAACTCGTGCGAAACATGGTACTCGCAGAAACAGCTTTGTGCGTAGCTGGAAATCACGACATCAAACTGCTGCGAAAACTCAACGGCAAAAATGTCAAAATCAACCACGGACTCGAACAAACCTTAGCAGAAATAGCAGCTTTGCCAGACGAATTTCGCGAATCTGCTGAAACAGAAATCCGCCAATTTCTAGACAGTTTAATCGGCCATTACGTCCTCGATGGCGGAAAATTAGTCGTCGCCCACGCCGGGATGAAAGCTGAATTTCAGGGACGCGCATCGCGCCGCATTCGAGATTTCGCCTTGTACGGAGAAACAACTGGCGAAATCGATGAATTCGGCTTGCCCGTCCGCTACAATTGGGCCGCCGAATATCGAGGTCAGGCAGCGGTTGTTTACGGACACACCCCCGTTCCAGAAACAGAATGGTTTAACAATACTGTTGATATTGACACCGGCTGCGTTTTCGGAGGCAAACTAACAGCTTTGCGGTATCCCGAAAGAGAATTTGTCAGCGTTCCTGCTGCTAGAATTTACTGCGAACCTGCCAAACCGATCCTCTTTCAAGACAGCCCAACTCCACTTAACAATAGAGACATTAATTCACCCGCGATCGATAGCGGTTTGGCGGAAGTAAGTCTCACCGCCCAACAGCAGTTTGATGACGTATTAGACATTGCCGACGTACTCGGAAAACGCATCATTTCAACTCGCCTGCAAAGGAACATTACGATTAAAGAAGAAAATGCGATCGCAGCCCTAGAAGTAATGAGTCGGTTTGCAGCAAATCCCAAATGGCTGATTTATTTGCCCCCCACAATGTCTCCCGCTGCTACCTCCAACGAACCAGGACTTTTAGAACATCCAGCCGAAGCATTTACCTACTACCAACAGCAGGGGATATCGACAGTTGTGTGCGAAGAAAAGCACATGGGTTCCCGTGCAGTTGTTATTGTTTGCCGCGATGAATCTGCTGCTAAACTGCGATTCGGAATTCTCAACAGTAGCATTGGCATTTGCTACACCCGCACTGGACGGCATTTCTTCAATAATTCTACTTTACAAACCGATTTTTTGGTCAGAATAAATACTGCTTTAACTGCTAGCAATTTTTGGGATAGATTTCAAACTGACTGGGTTTGTTTGGACTGCGAATTGATGCCTTGGTCTGCCAAAGCTCAAGAATTATTGCAAAAACAATACGCTGCTGTAGGAACAGCTTCTAATAGTGCATTTGCGGATGCGATTAAAAACTTAGAACAGGCAAGCCAGCGGGGAGTTGAAGTTAGTTCTTTGCTAACTCGCTACCAAGAGCGAGCCGAACTAGCCGATCGCTATGTTCATGCCTATCAGCGCTACTGCTGGCCAGTGAAATCGCTCTCCGACCTCAAATTAGCACCTTTTCACATCTTGGCAACTGAGGGAACAGTTCACACTGACAAAAATCACTGCTGGCACATGGAAGAGATTTCACAATTTTGTAAAGCTGACCCGGAATTGCTGTTAGCTACTGAATACAAAATCGTTGAAATTGCCGATTTTGACAGCAGATTCGCAGGGATTCAATGGTGGGAAAAACTGACGGCGGCGGGAGGCGAAGGAATGGTTGTTAAACCAATGGATTTTATTGTGAAAAATAGCAAAGGACTCGTACAGCCTGCGGTAAAATGTCGCGGTAAAGAGTATTTGCGAATTATTTACGGTCTGGAATATTCTTTGCCGGAACATTTAGAAAAACTGCGATCGCGCGGACTTTCCAGCAAGCGTTCTTTGGCGTTGCGAGAGTTTGCTCTCGGTGTAGAAGCATTGGAGAGATTTGTGGCGGGTGCTCCATTGAGACAAGTTCACGAGTGCGTTTTCGGAGTTTTAGCGATGGAGAGCGAACCTGTCGATCCGAGGCTGTAATCTGAAGGTAGAAAGCAGGCGAAAATCTCGGTTTGAAAGTAATCTGGCAGGGGTTTAAACCCCTGCCTCAAAGCTAAATTTGTCTGAAGACAGTTCAACAAATTATTAGGAAAACAACCAATTACCAATTACCAATTATTACTGTATCTTACTAACTCCTAACTTAGGTAATTGGCACAGGTTGGGCAATTGCGGCAAATAAGGTGCGCCATGTACACCCTACTTTAATTCCACGAATCGGCGGCTTAACATCAGGTTTTTAACCCTAATTTTCTCCTATTTGTCACCTCTATTTTTCTCCGACCAAATGCGGGTTGGTAGTCCCCAAACATAGACAAATCCTTCGGCAGCTTTGTGATCGAATTCGTCCTCTGCGCCGTAGGTTGCTAAGTCGAAACTGTACAGAGAATTGTCAGATTTGCGGCCGACAATTGTGGCATTTCCTTTGAACAGTTTGAGCCGCACGGTTCCAGTGACTCGCTTTTGCGTGTCCTGAATAAATGCGTCTAAAGCTGTTTTCAAAGGATTGTACCAAAGACCGTTATAAATCATTTGGCTGTAGGTTTCTTCGATGCCTCGCTTGTACCGCGTCACATCTGCTGTCAGCGTCAAACTTTCTAAGTCTCGGTGCGCGTGCATCAAAACTAAAATCGCTGGTGTTTCGTAAATTTCCCGCGATTTAATCCCGACGAGGCGGTTTTCAATCATGTCAATCCGGCCGACTCCGTGGTTTCCAACTATTTCGTTTAGCTGGGAAATTAAGGCGACTGGTGATAATTTTTTGCCGTTTAAACTGACAGGATTTCCGCAATCGAAACCGATTTCTATGTATTCGGGTGTGTCGGGAGTTTGCTCGATCGCCTTTGTCATCAAATAAACTTCCTCTGGCGGTTCCGCCCAAGGATCTTCGAGGATTCCGGCTTCAATTGCCATTCCCAATAAGTTGCGATCGATACTGTAAGGCGAAGACTTTTTCACTGGCGACGGAATACCGCATTTCTCGCCGTATGCGATCGTTTCCTCGCGGCTCATTTTCCACTCCCGCGCCGGTGCTAAGATTTTAATCTTGGGGTTGAGCGCGCCGATCGACACATCGAACCGTACCTGATCGTTTCCTTTGCCGGTGCAACCGTGGGCGATCGCATCTGCACCGTATTTTTCCGCAGCTTCTACTAACAATTTAGCAATCAGCGGGCGAGCCAGGGCAGTCGAAAGGGGATAACGGTTTTCGTAAAGTGCGTTAGCTTGAATCGCTGGAAACGCATAGTCTTTGACAAATTCTTCGGTAGCATCAATAACTAAAGATTCCGAAGCACCGGATGCTAAAGCTTTTTTGCGGATCGGTTCTAATTCATCTCCCTGTCCCAAATCCGCAGCCAGAGTAATTACCTCTTCCACACCCCACTCGTTTTTGAGGTAAGGAATGCAGACGGAGGTATCCACTCCGCCCGAATATGCTAGCACAACTTTTTTAGCGCGACTCATTGCTATTTACATCCTGAATTTAACTGACATCTTGCACCACTGTCACTAAGTTTTTCAGGGCGGGCTCTCCGGCCCAACCCCTACTCCCCACAAAAAAATATCATTTTTGTGGAACAGGCATCTTGCCTGTTCTTGAGAATGGTGCCTAATGTGAGGTTTAACCGACTTTTCATTATGCACCTAATTGAGGTCGATTCTTGTCAGAAATAGTACAGATTTATATATTCTTTTTTTGTTAAACTTTGCTATTTCCCTGGGGAGT of Oscillatoria nigro-viridis PCC 7112 contains these proteins:
- a CDS encoding 3' terminal RNA ribose 2'-O-methyltransferase Hen1, coding for MLLTISTTRVPATDLGYLLHKHPDRHQSFPMTFGQASVFYPEANAERCTAALLLDVDPVGLVRGKSKSGDRPLDQYVNDRPYVASSFLSVALAKVFSTALSGRCKDRPELAETPIPLTVNLSVLPCRGGEKFLRQMFEPLGYQVAAKPLILDEQFPEWGASPYFSVELQNTVRLADLLSHLYVLIPVLDDDKHYWVGDDEIEKLLHHGEGWLNAHPAREQIANRYLKRQRRLTRIAVAQLAESDNIDPEDLEVSHQQEEEVLEQRISLNQQRLEAVTEVLKARGAKRVVDLGCGEGKLLQLLLKESSIEQITGVDVSFRALEIARERLQIDRLSPAKQSRIQLIQSSLIYRDSRLAGFDAAAVIEVIEHLDLERLAAFERVLFEFIRPKSAIVTTPNIEYNVRFENLPAGKFRHRDHRFEWTRAEFQTWANGVAERFACGVEFRCVGTEDLEVGSPTQMAIFEM
- a CDS encoding polynucleotide kinase-phosphatase, which codes for MKITLPELSLVVLIGASGSGKSTFARQHFLPTEIISSDYCRGLVSDDENNQAATADAFEVLHLIAAKRLAAGKLTVIDATNVQPESRKPLVELARKYHCFLVAIVLDLPEKLCGDRNQQRANRNFGNHVIRRHVQNLKRSLKSLDREGFRYVYVLRSPEEIEAVEVERQPLWNNRKHDRGPFDIIGDVHGCCDELEQLLQQLGYQIVEKTAESAFWNFPTYAHPEGRKAVFLGDLVDRGPRILDTLKLVRNMVLAETALCVAGNHDIKLLRKLNGKNVKINHGLEQTLAEIAALPDEFRESAETEIRQFLDSLIGHYVLDGGKLVVAHAGMKAEFQGRASRRIRDFALYGETTGEIDEFGLPVRYNWAAEYRGQAAVVYGHTPVPETEWFNNTVDIDTGCVFGGKLTALRYPEREFVSVPAARIYCEPAKPILFQDSPTPLNNRDINSPAIDSGLAEVSLTAQQQFDDVLDIADVLGKRIISTRLQRNITIKEENAIAALEVMSRFAANPKWLIYLPPTMSPAATSNEPGLLEHPAEAFTYYQQQGISTVVCEEKHMGSRAVVIVCRDESAAKLRFGILNSSIGICYTRTGRHFFNNSTLQTDFLVRINTALTASNFWDRFQTDWVCLDCELMPWSAKAQELLQKQYAAVGTASNSAFADAIKNLEQASQRGVEVSSLLTRYQERAELADRYVHAYQRYCWPVKSLSDLKLAPFHILATEGTVHTDKNHCWHMEEISQFCKADPELLLATEYKIVEIADFDSRFAGIQWWEKLTAAGGEGMVVKPMDFIVKNSKGLVQPAVKCRGKEYLRIIYGLEYSLPEHLEKLRSRGLSSKRSLALREFALGVEALERFVAGAPLRQVHECVFGVLAMESEPVDPRL
- a CDS encoding argininosuccinate synthase, yielding MSRAKKVVLAYSGGVDTSVCIPYLKNEWGVEEVITLAADLGQGDELEPIRKKALASGASESLVIDATEEFVKDYAFPAIQANALYENRYPLSTALARPLIAKLLVEAAEKYGADAIAHGCTGKGNDQVRFDVSIGALNPKIKILAPAREWKMSREETIAYGEKCGIPSPVKKSSPYSIDRNLLGMAIEAGILEDPWAEPPEEVYLMTKAIEQTPDTPEYIEIGFDCGNPVSLNGKKLSPVALISQLNEIVGNHGVGRIDMIENRLVGIKSREIYETPAILVLMHAHRDLESLTLTADVTRYKRGIEETYSQMIYNGLWYNPLKTALDAFIQDTQKRVTGTVRLKLFKGNATIVGRKSDNSLYSFDLATYGAEDEFDHKAAEGFVYVWGLPTRIWSEKNRGDK